One Phocaeicola dorei genomic region harbors:
- a CDS encoding alpha/beta hydrolase, translating into MNKSFTALLAIVLLAGAACQRTNNEKDMKELNLTAEWDKTFPKSDKVNHSKATFTNRYGITLAADMYVPKNVAGKLPAIAVCGPFGAVKEQTAGLYAQTMAERGFLTVAFDPSYTGESSGEPRYVVSPDINTEDFSAAVDFLATNDKVDSERIGIIGICGWGGLAINAAAADPRIKATVASTMYDMSRVNANGYFDADDSAEARNALRKKLAAQRTEDFRNGFPKPGGGVPDTLPADAPQFFKDYHAYYKTPRGYHPRSLNSNQGRNATEAIPFINFPLMSRADEIENAVLIVHGEKAHSHYFGEDAFKRLKGDNKELMIIPGASHTDLYDNLAVIPFDKMEAFFQTNLK; encoded by the coding sequence ATGAATAAGAGTTTTACTGCGCTCCTTGCTATTGTGCTTCTGGCGGGAGCGGCCTGTCAAAGAACAAATAACGAAAAGGATATGAAAGAATTGAATTTAACCGCCGAGTGGGACAAGACATTCCCCAAAAGCGACAAAGTGAACCACAGCAAAGCAACATTCACCAACCGTTACGGCATCACGCTGGCGGCCGATATGTATGTGCCGAAAAATGTTGCCGGCAAGCTGCCCGCCATCGCCGTCTGCGGTCCTTTCGGGGCGGTCAAGGAACAGACCGCCGGACTTTATGCCCAGACGATGGCCGAACGCGGATTTCTGACCGTCGCTTTCGACCCCTCCTACACCGGCGAGAGCAGCGGCGAACCCCGCTATGTGGTGTCGCCCGACATCAATACCGAAGATTTCTCGGCTGCCGTCGATTTCCTTGCGACCAACGATAAGGTCGATTCCGAGCGGATCGGCATCATCGGTATCTGTGGCTGGGGAGGACTGGCTATCAATGCCGCAGCAGCCGACCCGCGCATCAAAGCAACCGTAGCTTCCACAATGTACGACATGAGCCGCGTGAATGCCAACGGCTATTTCGATGCCGATGACAGTGCCGAAGCACGCAATGCACTCCGCAAAAAACTCGCGGCACAACGCACGGAGGATTTCCGCAACGGATTTCCGAAGCCGGGCGGCGGCGTTCCCGACACCTTGCCTGCCGATGCCCCGCAGTTCTTCAAGGACTACCACGCCTACTACAAGACCCCGCGCGGCTATCACCCCCGCTCGCTCAACTCCAATCAGGGACGCAACGCGACGGAAGCCATCCCGTTCATCAATTTCCCATTGATGAGCCGTGCGGACGAAATCGAAAATGCCGTGCTGATCGTTCATGGCGAGAAGGCGCACTCGCACTATTTCGGTGAAGATGCGTTCAAGAGACTGAAAGGTGATAACAAGGAATTGATGATTATTCCCGGCGCAAGCCATACGGACCTTTACGATAATTTAGCCGTCATTCCGTTCGACAAAATGGAGGCATTCTTTCAAACCAATCTCAAATAA
- a CDS encoding sugar O-acetyltransferase: MNEIIERMRRSERITETDADFPRLCGEIENTRRLVGELNTGYHSHDEVRALLERIWGQPLDASVRMFPPFYTAFGKTTHVGKEVFINFGCTFLDQGGITIEDGVFIGPGAKILTEGHPEEPELRHTLHTEPVVIRRKAWIGAGAMILPGVTVGENAIVAAGAVVTKDVPDNAIVAGVPAKVLRNIKTDYHE, encoded by the coding sequence ATGAACGAGATAATAGAAAGAATGCGGCGCAGCGAGCGGATTACGGAAACGGATGCCGACTTTCCCCGTTTGTGCGGGGAGATCGAGAACACGCGACGTCTCGTCGGAGAACTCAACACGGGCTACCATTCGCACGACGAGGTGCGGGCGCTGCTCGAACGCATCTGGGGGCAGCCGCTGGATGCCTCCGTGCGTATGTTCCCGCCGTTCTATACGGCTTTCGGCAAAACGACCCATGTGGGCAAAGAGGTGTTCATCAACTTCGGTTGCACCTTCCTCGACCAAGGCGGTATCACGATTGAAGACGGCGTATTTATCGGGCCGGGAGCCAAAATCCTCACAGAAGGTCATCCCGAAGAACCCGAACTCCGTCATACGTTGCATACCGAACCGGTCGTTATTCGCCGCAAGGCGTGGATTGGCGCGGGAGCGATGATACTTCCGGGCGTTACAGTCGGCGAGAACGCCATCGTCGCCGCCGGAGCTGTCGTGACGAAAGACGTACCCGACAACGCTATTGTCGCCGGCGTACCGGCCAAAGTATTGAGAAACATAAAAACCGATTATCATGAATAA
- a CDS encoding NAD(P)-dependent alcohol dehydrogenase, translating to MKRIVITTMTVFAFFASAVAQNQNERVPAKGFAMFSAEDTFHPYEFTRHAIGDNDIQIKILYAGICHSDLHAAWDEQQEQGLYASYPMIPGHEIAGRVAKVGKNVTKFKVGDLAGVGCMVNACGHCSSCEMHKEQFCEKGTTFTYNSKDIYHDGEMAMGGYSDNIVVSENFAIKIPANADLKRVAPLLCAGVTTWSPIHFSNVKKGDKVAVAGYGGLGHMAVQYLVDLGADVTVFDRTEEKRADAARMGATRYVNVNNPEEMKGLRNTFDFIISTIPANYEPIQYVAMLKMGGEMAIVGLPDKSTLNIANMAFLSRRKVYGSLIGGIKETQEMLDYSVAHDIYPEVEIIEANASEIDKAWRNVADGKVKFRYVIDMSTIK from the coding sequence ATGAAACGGATAGTAATTACAACCATGACGGTGTTTGCCTTCTTCGCTTCGGCCGTCGCACAAAACCAGAACGAGCGTGTTCCAGCAAAGGGATTCGCCATGTTCTCCGCGGAGGACACCTTCCATCCTTACGAGTTTACCCGCCATGCTATCGGCGACAACGACATTCAGATTAAAATCCTGTACGCCGGTATCTGCCACAGCGACCTGCACGCCGCATGGGACGAACAGCAGGAACAGGGATTATACGCTTCTTATCCCATGATTCCGGGACATGAAATCGCCGGACGAGTGGCGAAAGTCGGCAAGAATGTCACGAAATTCAAGGTCGGCGATTTGGCAGGTGTCGGCTGCATGGTCAATGCCTGCGGTCACTGTTCCTCTTGCGAAATGCACAAGGAGCAGTTCTGCGAAAAAGGTACGACCTTTACCTACAATTCCAAAGACATCTACCACGACGGCGAAATGGCGATGGGCGGTTACTCGGACAATATTGTGGTAAGCGAGAACTTTGCTATCAAAATACCTGCAAACGCCGACCTGAAACGGGTCGCCCCGCTTCTGTGCGCAGGTGTGACCACGTGGTCACCCATCCATTTCAGCAACGTCAAGAAAGGCGACAAGGTGGCGGTTGCCGGTTACGGCGGACTGGGACACATGGCTGTTCAGTATCTGGTGGACTTGGGAGCCGATGTAACCGTGTTCGACCGCACGGAAGAGAAACGTGCCGATGCTGCCCGGATGGGTGCAACACGCTATGTGAATGTGAACAATCCTGAAGAGATGAAAGGACTTCGCAACACGTTCGATTTCATCATCAGCACCATCCCTGCCAACTACGAGCCGATACAATATGTCGCCATGCTGAAAATGGGCGGCGAAATGGCTATCGTTGGGCTTCCCGACAAATCGACGCTGAATATCGCAAACATGGCTTTCCTTTCCCGGCGCAAAGTGTACGGTTCGCTTATCGGCGGCATTAAGGAGACGCAGGAGATGCTCGACTATTCGGTAGCGCACGACATCTATCCCGAAGTGGAAATCATCGAGGCGAATGCATCCGAAATAGATAAGGCTTGGCGCAATGTAGCCGACGGAAAAGTGAAGTTCCGCTATGTAATAGACATGAGTACGATAAAATAA
- a CDS encoding helix-turn-helix domain-containing protein yields the protein MNTEDIIKADTIEQYNRFFGFETRHPLVGIVHFDGSVPQPTHRMTLGFYALFLKKATGCIINYGKTVYDFDDETVVSFAPGQTVGIHRLEDGPAPEAIGLLFHPDFLHRTSLGQKMKQYSFFSYASNEALHLSTEERIILQDYMEKVVRELQHPIDKFSKSLIISNIEVLLNYCMRFYERQFITREDMNHDALARFERLLDDYLYSDTAAREGIPTVKYFADKICLSPNYFGDLVKSETGKTAQEYIQLKMIAVAKERMLDPAGTIKQIAESLGFQHPQHFVRFFKRQEGCTPKEFRNRMTAS from the coding sequence ATGAATACGGAAGATATAATCAAAGCGGACACCATCGAGCAGTATAACCGTTTTTTCGGGTTCGAGACACGCCACCCGTTGGTCGGCATCGTGCATTTCGACGGCTCCGTGCCGCAACCGACGCACCGGATGACGCTGGGATTTTATGCGTTGTTCCTTAAAAAGGCGACAGGTTGCATTATCAACTATGGAAAAACGGTCTACGATTTCGACGACGAAACGGTCGTGAGTTTCGCTCCGGGTCAGACGGTAGGTATCCATCGGCTGGAAGACGGCCCTGCACCGGAAGCCATCGGATTGCTGTTCCATCCCGATTTCCTGCATCGCACTTCACTGGGGCAGAAGATGAAGCAGTATTCGTTTTTCTCGTATGCTTCCAACGAGGCTTTGCACCTTTCGACAGAGGAGCGTATCATCTTGCAAGATTATATGGAAAAGGTTGTCCGTGAGTTGCAGCATCCCATCGACAAGTTCTCCAAATCGCTGATTATTTCCAACATCGAGGTGCTGCTCAACTACTGTATGCGCTTTTACGAACGTCAGTTCATCACCCGCGAGGATATGAATCACGATGCGTTGGCGCGTTTCGAGCGGTTGCTGGACGATTACCTCTATTCGGATACGGCGGCGAGGGAAGGAATCCCGACCGTGAAATATTTCGCCGACAAGATTTGCCTTTCGCCCAACTATTTCGGAGATTTGGTAAAGTCGGAAACAGGGAAAACAGCACAGGAGTATATCCAACTGAAAATGATTGCCGTTGCCAAAGAGCGGATGCTCGACCCGGCAGGAACAATCAAGCAGATTGCTGAATCGCTGGGATTCCAGCATCCGCAGCATTTTGTCCGCTTCTTCAAACGTCAGGAAGGGTGTACACCGAAAGAGTTCAGGAATAGGATGACAGCTTCCTGA